In Haliotis asinina isolate JCU_RB_2024 chromosome 16, JCU_Hal_asi_v2, whole genome shotgun sequence, the following are encoded in one genomic region:
- the LOC137268243 gene encoding transmembrane protein 26-like, producing MSCFSVFRAITVRLLFSSHGAISIWRLYVVTKDQRFWYLACALGLLLLEMTITLGKKGGKEWKWFCPSVLIYLMCVVPAIWFLELNEMEKRVQFLAANNGTILPLNESMEEMSATLGSAFGFRFEIRIPILMTSDEWIRTLEQLLLLILILGRWILPKGKLTHDQLSQLLLVYIGTAADIVEFFDAFKEEVVRYNKLLCMIILGIWTLSLLQFTLVLTASRVRRDQSGLAAEYPPEKKVGCCSADVYGIVISILLQDVPFLVLRMLLIFRYGVLSYTNMFFTSKNTIVIVLLIYRLVVVQVEKSQHGRIKKLKQHRYPYDFQSKRLVDSMSLTDSISTSCSSYYDSKSRLVGSSSIHSNGWLDTPRSQMRRKEKQRLARTYTLEDLNTDL from the exons ATGAGCTGCTTCTCAGTATTCCGCGCCATCACTGTACGTCTGCTCTTCTCAAGTCACGGCGCCATTTCAATATGGCGGTTGTACGTGGTGACGAAGGACCAGCGTTTTTGGTACCTTGCGTGTGCGCTTGGTTTGCTGTTACTGGAAATGACTATCACCCTCGGTAAGAAGGGAGGCAAGGAGTGGAAATG GTTCTGTCCGAGTGTTCTGATCTATCTGATGTGTGTGGTTCCTGCCATCTGGTTCCTGGAGCTCAACGAGATGGAGAAGCGGGTCCAGTTCCTGGCAGCAAACAACGGCACCATCCTGCCTCTGAATGAGTCCATGGAAGAGATGAGTGCCACCCTCGGTAGTGCATTTGGC TTCAGGTTCGAGATCCGCATTCCGATCCTGATGACGTCTGACGAGTGGATAAGGACCCTGGAGCAGCTTCTGCTGCTGATCCTCATCCTAGGACGGTGGATCCTGCCCAAAGGGAAGCTGACTCACGACCAGCTGTCGCAGCTGCTCCTCGTGTACATAGGCACAGCCGCTGACATCGTCGAGTTCTTTGATGCTTTTAAAGAGGAAGTG GTGCGTTACAACAAACTCCTGTGTATGATAATTCTTGGGATCTGGACTTTGAGTTTGCTTCAGTTCACGTTAGTTCTCACAGCGTCGCGAGTCCGTCGAGACCAGTCTGGGCTGGCAGCAGAATATCCCCCAGAGAAAAAGGTGGGTTGTTGCTCCGCCGACGTGTACGGCATTGTGATCTCAATCCTCCTCCAAGATGTTCCGTTCCTGGTTCTCAGGATGCTTCTCATCTTCCGCTACGGTGTCCTCAGCTACACGAACATGTTCTTCACGTCCAAAAACACTATTGTGATAGTACTACTGATATACCGTCTGGTCGTGGTTCAGGTTGAGAAATCACAGCATGGTCGTATCAAGAAGCTGAAACAACATCGGTACCCTTACGACTTCCAGAGCAAGCGTTTGGTTGATTCTATGTCATTGACCGACAGCATCAGTACATCCTGCAGCAGTTACTATGACAGCAAATCTAGACTAGTTGGGAGCTCCAGCATACACAGCAATGGTTGGCTGGATACTCCAAGATCTCAGATGAGACGGAAAGAAAAGCAACGGTTAGCAAGAACGTACACACTGGAAGATTTGAACACGGATCTTTAG